The nucleotide window GTGCTCGCACCCGAACACGGGCTGGGTCTCGATGGCGATCTGCGCCACGCGCTGGCCTTGCGGATGGCGCGCCTGAACGAGGACGAGGCGCTGGTGGCGCAATATTCCGAAGCGCTGGCCCATCTTGATCCGCTCGATCCGCTGGTCGCGCTCGGGAATGGCGCGACAGGGCTCGAGGCGCCGCATGCCGCGATCGCGCGCCATGTTGACATGGTCACGCTGACACCGTGGCAGGCAGGCCCCGAGCATATCCGCGCGCTCGAGGCGGCAGGGCTCAGCTCGCCGCAGATCATCGCGCTGTCCGAACTGATCGCTTTCGTGAATTTCCAGACCCGTGTTGCCGCCGGTCTGCGCCTGTTGAGGTCCTGATGATCCCTACCGTCCGTATCAAACCGCTCGAATGGTATCCCTATATCGAACCGGTCAAACTGTCCGAGGCCACCCCCGAGCAACTCGACGCGATGAAGGTCACGCCCTCGGCCACCAAGGTCTCGGACTATGTGCGCACGCTGGCCCATGACCCCGAAAGCTATGTGGCGCGCACCGTTCTGTTCAATGCGATCATGTATGCCGAGGGCGGGCTCAACCGTGCCGATCGCGAACTTGGGGCCTTGGGTGCCTCCATGGTGAATGGCTGCAAATATTGCGCCGTGGTCCATGCCCGCCGTCAGGCGCAGCTGGCCAAGAGCGATACCGCCGTCAGCGCGCTATTCGTGGGCCAGCCCGAGGCACTGGGTGCGCGCGATGCCGCCATCTATGCCTTTGCCCGCAAGCTCTCGGTGACACCGAGCGAGGCCCGAGCGGAGGATGTGGCGGCCCTTCGGGCGCAGGGCATGTCGGATGAGGAGATCATCGACCTTATCCATTCTATCGCGATCTTCGGCTGGGCGAACCGGCTGATGCATGTTCTGGGGCACGCGGCACCCGCTGCCTGACAACAGGAGACGAACCATGCTTTCTATCAAAGACCTGAAGCTCGCCTATGGCAGCAACCAGATCCTCAACGGCGTCAATCTCGATGTCGCGAAGGGCGATGTCGTCTCGATCATCGGGCCGAGCGGCACCGGCAAGACGACGCTTCTGAAATGTATCAACTATCTGGCAAAGCCCCAATCGGGGACCATTTCGCTCGATGGGGTGCAGATGGATTATGCCCGCGCCGACAAGAAGGCGATCCGCGATATCCGCCTGCGCACGGCGATGGTGTTCCAGCAGTTCAACGTCTTCCGCAACATGACCGTGATCCAGAACATCATGGACCCGCTGGTGGTGGTGCAGAAGAAATCGCGCGAGGAAGCCCGCGAGATCGCCCTGCGCGAGCTGGACCGCGTCGGCATGACCGAGCGTCAGGATCACTACCCCTCGCAGCTTTCGGGCGGTCAGTTGCAGCGCACGGGTATCGCCCGCGCGCTGGCGGTGCGCCCTGATGTCATCCTCTTCGACGAGCCGACCTCCTCGCTCGACCCCGAGCTGGTGAACGAGGTGCTGAAAGTCATCAAGGATGTGACGGGCTCGGGCATCACCTCGCTGCTGGTGACCCACGAGATGCAGTTCGCCCGTTCGGTCTCGAACCGGATCGTCTTCATGGAAGGTGGTGTGGTTGCCGCCGAAGGCAGTCCCGACGAGATTTTCGAAGCCCCCGCCACCCCGCGTCTCGCGCAATTCCTGCGCGCGGAACTCGAATTCGCTTAAGACCAACTGATAAAGGATAACAGGGAATGCTGACACTGACTTCTATGCTTGGCCGCAGATTTGCGCTGACACTCCTTGGCGCGGCGGGCCTTGCCATGGCCACCTCTGGTCTCGCGCTGGCCGAAGATGCTCCGCGCGTCATCAAGATCGCGACGGCGGCGGAATCCAAACCGCTCTCCTGGGGCGCCATCGGCCACGAGCCGCAGGGCTACGAGCCCGATGTGCTCAAGGCGATCAATGCCAAGCTGCCGCAATACAAGTTCGAGATGGAGGGTGCGGCCGATATCGCGCAGGAGACCGGTCTGGCCACTGGTAAATATGACATGATCACCGGCGGTTACTACTCCAACCCCACCCGTGCCAAGCAGTTCCTGATCCCCGAGAACCCGATCGGTGCAAGCATGATGAAGATCTATTCGCGCAAAAGCGATGAGATCAAGGATATGACCGGTCTGGCCGGTAAGAAAATTGTGCCCGTAACGGCAGGCGGCGGCGTGTATAAATTCGTGACCGGCTGGCAGGAAGAGCATCCGGATGTGAAGTTCAAGCTTACCGCCTCGAGCGCAGGCGTGCCCTATCCGACCCGCCTCAACGAGCTGAACCAAGGCAAATATGACGCCCTGATCCTGCCCTCCAATCTGGGCGAGGCCACCGTGATCGAACAGCAGAAACTGGATATCGTGGCCTCCGAGCCGGTCGTCGTGCACAACACCTATGTGCTGATCCATCGCGACGCCGAGAACGAGCAGCTGGCTGCAGATGTGAGCAAGGCGCTTGGCGAGCTGCGCGAGGATGGCACGCTCGATCAGATCTCCGAGAAGTGGTTCGGCGAGAAAGTCGGCGCCTATATGACGCTCAACTGAGCCTAGTCCCCAAACCGGATCGGGCTGTCATGGCCCGATCCCGTCCCTAAGCCCACAGGAGTATTCCCCTTGGATCTTGCCGTTCTCGTTCCGGAACTGATCTCGGCCCTGCCGCTTACGCTGTTCATCATGTTCGTCGCGATGGCTGCGGGGTTCGTTCTGGCATTCATCACCACCTTCTTCCGTATCTGCCGTGTGCCGGTCATCAGCCAGCTCGCCGATCTCTATGTGTCCTATGCGCGCAGCGTTCCGGTCGTGTTGCAGCTTTTCGTCGTCTATTATGGCCTGCCGGTCTTTGTGGCCCAGTTCGGCCTGCCCGATATTTTCGATGCCAATCTGGCGGCAATGGTGGGGCTGAGCCTCTATCACGGCGGCTATCTCTCCGAGGTCATGCGCCCGGCCTATCTGGCGGTCGAGCGCGGTCAGCACGAGGCGGCGGATTCACTGGGCTACGGGTTCTTCCGCAAGCTCACCCGTGTGGCCGGCCCGCAGGCCGCCCATATCGCCTTGCCCGGCTATGGCAATTCGATCATCTATCTCATCCATAACGTGGCCCTCGTGATGTATATCGGCGCGGCCGATGTGATGGCCACTGCCCACCTTGTGATGGAGCGCGATTACAACCAGTACCAGTTCGAGACCTATCTCGTGCTCGCGGTGCTCTATTCGGCGCTCTGCCTTGTCGCATGGGCTATCATCCGCCTGCTCGAGCGCCGCTCGGGGCGCTACACCCAGCAGGGCGCGCGCCGCCTCAAACTCGCCCCCTCCGTGTAAAGCCGGAAAAGGATACGACCCATGTTCGATTTATCTCTCCTCATTCCGGATTTTCTGTCGATCCTTCCGGTAGTGCCGTGGACCCTGGCGATGGCCGTAGCGGTTTTCGTCCTCTCGACATTGCTGGGCAGCCTGTTTGCGCTATGCGAATACCGCCGTATTCCGGTTCTGCGCGAGCTGGTCGTGGCCTATAAGGTGGTCTTCAAGGGCGTGCCGATGGTGGTGGTGATCTTCCTCACCTATTTCGGCCTGCCTGCGGCGCTGGAGTTCGTCACCGGGCTGGTGGGGCTCAAGGTGAACGGCCATATGACGCCCAACTGGGTGACGCTGATCGTGGCGCTGACTTCCTGTGTGGCCGCCTTCCAGACCGAGGTCATCAAGGGCGCGCTCAACTCCTTCGACAAAGGGCAGGCCGAGGCTGCGCATTCGCTCGGCTATACCGGCTGGCAACTCTTCCGCAGGGTGCTCCTGCCGCAGGTCACAGTGGCCGCCATCCCCGATCTGGCCAATTCGGTCATGGTCATCATGAAGGCATTGTCGCTCGGTTTTGCCATCGAGGTGGTGGATATCTTCGCGCAGGCCCAACTGACGGCGGCGCTCAACTTCTACTATCTCGAAGCGTTCCTCGTGGCCGTGGTGATCTATATGGTCATCGCCTATCTGGTGACCCAGCTCGCCGATTTCAGCGAGCGTCGTCTGCGTCTACGCAGCTGAGATCTGCTCTTGCGCCTATGCGGCCTGTCCCTTGCACAAAGGGGCAGGCCGTTTCCATGGGCCGCTTCAGTCCAGATCGGCGGCGCTGTGGCGGTTGGGCACGCCATTCTCGCCGGTCGCATTCACACGGCGGCCGCGCTGGACGGCCGGCCGCGCCGAGATCTCGCTCACCCAGCGGCCCAGATGCTCGTAGTCCTGCACCTGCAGGAAGGTCGCCGCATCACCGTATTGGCGCCCCTCGACCAGCCCGCCATACCAAGGATAGATCGCCATATCCGCGATCGAATACATGTCCCCCGCGATATAGGGGCGCTCAGCCAGTGTGCGGTCCAGAACATCGAGCTGGCGCTTGGTTTCCATCGCGTAGCGGTTGATCGGATATTCGAGCTTTTCGGGCGCATAGGCGTAGAAATGCCCGAAGCCGCCGCCCAGGAAGGGCGCCGAGCCCATCTGCCAGAAGAGCCAGTTCATCACCTCGGCGCGCGCGGGCCCCGAGGCCGGCAGGAAGGCCCCGAATTTCTCGGCCAGATATATCAGGATGGAGCCGGATTCGAAAACCCTGACCGGTTCGGCTCCGCTATGGTCCACCAATGCGGGGATCTTCGAGTTGGGATTGATCTCCACGAAACCCGAGCCGAACTGGTCGAGCTTCATGATCTCGATGAGCCATGCGTCATATTCGGCATCGATCCCCGCCGCGAGCAGCTCCTCGAGCAGGATCGTCACCTTCTGACCGTTCGGCGTGGCCAGCGAGTAGAGTTGCAGCGGGTGCGCGCCTTTGGGCAGCTCCTTGTCGAATCGCGGGCCGGCGGTGGGCTGGTTGATGGCACCGAACCGGCCACCCGTCTCTTCGGGGGCGGTCCAGATCTTGGGCGGGGTATAGGTTTGAGCCACGGAAATGATCCTATGTCGGAGTGAAAGTCCTGTCTGTGCAAGCTAGGGCGCACAATTGGCAAGAAAAACCCCGTATCCGCCAATGCCGGAGCGCAGAGGACCCTTGGTCACCGCACAGGCAAGCAGAAACGGCACCAAGAGATGCGCATTACCAATGAATTAAGGGTTGCCGCTTATGTGTAGGGAGAATGCCCGCGCCGCAAACCGTGCGCAGATTCTTGTCAACGGAGTAGGTCCTTGCGCTATCTGAAATCCTCTCTCGCCATTCTCGCCGTTTTTCTCGCCTCGATGATGCCGGCTCTGGCCCAGTCGCCGGTCCTGACGATTATCGGTGCCCCGGGCCATACCGCGCCTGTCGAACTCGATCGCGCAGCCCTCGAGGCGCTGCCGTCGGGAAGCTTCACGACCACCACCACCTGGACCAAGGGGCCGCAGGAGTTCAAAGGGGTCTATCTTGCCGATCTTCTCGCCGAATATGGTGTTAGCGAGGGCAATCTGAAACTGACGGCGGTCAATGATTACTCGGTCACTGTGCCGGTGTCCGAGCTGCATCCCAACGAGGCGCTTCTGGCCTATTCACGCAATGGAGAGACGATGTCGGTGCGGGATAAGGGACCGCTCTGGGTGGTCTATCCCTATGATTCCGACGAGGCGCTGCGCAACGAGGTCGTCTATGCGCGCAGTATCTGGCAGGTCGTCAAGATCGAGATCCTGAACTGAGATCCGCCGCGCCATGAGTCACCAGTTCCTTCGTGATGCCAGAAAGCGTAACCGCTTCATCGCGGCCCTCGGGCTGGTGCTCATCATTGGCGTGGCGCTTTACGGGATCTTCCAGAACGCGCGGGACGTCGGGCGCGAAATTGATACTCTGGCCAGCGCCAATACCGACAGCCCGCAATGGACCCTCTCGCAGATCGAGGTGGAGTTCGACCGGATGCGGCTGGCGCTACTTGGCGTCAAACCCGAAGTGTCCGAAACGGTGGAGGATTTCCGCCAGCGCTTCGACATATTCTACAGTCGTATCCAGACGGTGACCGAAGGCTCTGGCTTCCGCGAGATCCTGCGCGATCAGGGCGGCGCCAAGCCTTTGGCTTCGGTCTGGCATTTTCTCGACCATACTGCCGAGCGGCTTGATGGCAATCTGCCTTTCAACGAAGCGATGAAAGCGCGTGTGGTTGCCGAGGCGCGCGCCGCCGAAGGCGACCTGCGCGCGCTCGCACTGATGGGGCTTTCGATCTTTTCCGAACAGATCAAGGACCAGCGCGAGCTGGTCTTCAAGGCGCTGGTCAAGCTGGCGTTGATGACCTTGATCCTGTTTTCCATCCTTGCGATGGGGGCGGTGGCGCTCTGGCGCCTGTGGCGGTTCGGCCAGCAGAAGGCGCTGTCCTTGCGCGATGCGATGACGCGGATCACGGCGGTGGTCAACGCGTCGGTCGATGCGGTGGTCGTGGTGGATGCCGAAGGGACCATCGTCGAGTTCAATGGTGCGGCAGAGACCATCTTTGCGTGTCCGAAGGCCGAGGCGATCGGGCGCGAGATGGCGGACTTCGTGACGCTCCCCACTACGGCGGCCAGCCGTCGCGGTCTGAACGAGCTTGAAGCCAAGCGCGCCAATGGCGAGGTGTTCCCCGCAGAACTGTCCATCCGCGAGGCCGAGCTGCGTTCCGGGCGCCTGCATGTCATCTATCTGCGCGACATTTCGCGCCGTGTCGCGGATAAGGCCGAGCTGATTGCGGCGCGTGACAGGGCACTGGCTGGCGAGCGCGAGAAATCGCGCTTTGTCTCGGTCATGAGCCACGAGTTGCGCACGCCGCTCAACGGTCTGCTCGGCTCTTTGGAGCTGATCCGCGATACCGATCTCGATCAGCGCCAGACCTCCTTGGTCGAGGCGATGGAATTTGCAGGCCAGTCGCTCTTGCAACATGTCAATGACGTGCTTGATGTCGAGCGGTTGGATGCAGGTAAGCTCGATATCGCAAAGGTCGACTTCGATCCGCGCGGGCTGGTGGAAGAGATTGCCAAGGCGTTGCGCCCTGCTGCGTCCGGGCGCGGTAATTCGCTGACAGTGGAGCCCATGACGTCGATCCCCAAAGCGGTGATCGGCGATCCGGCGCGCCTGCGGCAAGTCATGATGAACATCGTCGGCAATGCGGTCAAATTCACCCGCAACGGGCTTGTCCAGATCGAGATGGAATATGCGATGGCGGGGCAATCGCTCGAGATCAGGGTCATCGATAGCGGCATTGGGATCTCGCGGGCTGATCAGGAACGGATCTTCGAGGATTTCGTGTCGATCCTGCCTACCGGCGCGCAAGACATATCGGGGACGGGTCTGGGGCTGGGTATCGTGCGCCGTCTTCTCGAGGCGATGGGCGGAAAGCTCGGCGTGGAGAGCGAGCCGGGCGAGGGCACGGTGTTCTGGTTCTCGTTACCTGCGCCTACGGCGCTGGTGCGGCGTCAGGCCGAGCCGCAGCCTAAGGCTGCGGCCGTCATTCCACCTTGCGATATCCTGATCGTCGAGGATAACGCCCTCAACCGCGAGGTTCTGCGCCAGATGCTCCTGCAGGGGCAGCACCGGGTGGTGATGGCCATTGACGGGCAGGACGGGGTAGATGCGGCGCGCAAGCAGAAATTCGACTTGATTCTCATGGATCTGAACATGCCGGTCCTCGACGGGCGGCAGGCCACTCGGGTCATTCGTGCCAGCGACGGGCCGAACCGCGACACGGTGATCGTGGCGGTCACCGCCAATATCTCGCCCGAGGCGGCGGCGGAGCTGAAGACGGCGGGCTGCGACGATGTCGTGTGCAAGCCGATCAACCGTGCCGCGCTGAACCGTCTGCTTCTGGCCCAGCATCAGCAGCAGTCGCAGCTGGATGCAGAGGCGGATGGCTTTGCCGATCCGCTGATCCGCGATGATCTGCGCGAGATGTATGGCGCGGAGGAATTTAGTGCCCTCGAGCAGGCCTTTCTTGCCGAGGGGCGCAAACGGTTATCGACCCTCCAACAGAACCTCATGTATGACGATCTGGAAAGCTTCGCCTCGATCGCGCATCAGTTCGCGGGATCTGCGGGAATATTGGGGTACAAGAAGCTGCATTCCATGCTCAAATGTTACGAGAACAGCGCAAGGGACGGCGATAAGGACGAGTTGTCGCGCAAGATGGAAGAGCTTCTTGATCTCTGGGTCCGTGTGGAGGAGATGATCCACGGGTCGTCCGCTGGACCGTTTTTGACGCCGGCATCTGCCGCGCCTGCACCGCGTAAGATCCTTCCCTGAGAGTGGCGCATA belongs to Thioclava sp. GXIMD2076 and includes:
- a CDS encoding amino acid ABC transporter ATP-binding protein codes for the protein MLSIKDLKLAYGSNQILNGVNLDVAKGDVVSIIGPSGTGKTTLLKCINYLAKPQSGTISLDGVQMDYARADKKAIRDIRLRTAMVFQQFNVFRNMTVIQNIMDPLVVVQKKSREEAREIALRELDRVGMTERQDHYPSQLSGGQLQRTGIARALAVRPDVILFDEPTSSLDPELVNEVLKVIKDVTGSGITSLLVTHEMQFARSVSNRIVFMEGGVVAAEGSPDEIFEAPATPRLAQFLRAELEFA
- a CDS encoding esterase, with amino-acid sequence MSDALDLAAGLKPQDPVYRARRARPEFVEGAEICRASVLAPEHGLGLDGDLRHALALRMARLNEDEALVAQYSEALAHLDPLDPLVALGNGATGLEAPHAAIARHVDMVTLTPWQAGPEHIRALEAAGLSSPQIIALSELIAFVNFQTRVAAGLRLLRS
- a CDS encoding peroxidase-related enzyme (This protein belongs to a clade of uncharacterized proteins related to peroxidases such as the alkylhydroperoxidase AhpD.) gives rise to the protein MIPTVRIKPLEWYPYIEPVKLSEATPEQLDAMKVTPSATKVSDYVRTLAHDPESYVARTVLFNAIMYAEGGLNRADRELGALGASMVNGCKYCAVVHARRQAQLAKSDTAVSALFVGQPEALGARDAAIYAFARKLSVTPSEARAEDVAALRAQGMSDEEIIDLIHSIAIFGWANRLMHVLGHAAPAA
- the yghU gene encoding glutathione-dependent disulfide-bond oxidoreductase; protein product: MSVAQTYTPPKIWTAPEETGGRFGAINQPTAGPRFDKELPKGAHPLQLYSLATPNGQKVTILLEELLAAGIDAEYDAWLIEIMKLDQFGSGFVEINPNSKIPALVDHSGAEPVRVFESGSILIYLAEKFGAFLPASGPARAEVMNWLFWQMGSAPFLGGGFGHFYAYAPEKLEYPINRYAMETKRQLDVLDRTLAERPYIAGDMYSIADMAIYPWYGGLVEGRQYGDAATFLQVQDYEHLGRWVSEISARPAVQRGRRVNATGENGVPNRHSAADLD
- a CDS encoding molybdopterin-dependent oxidoreductase, which encodes MRYLKSSLAILAVFLASMMPALAQSPVLTIIGAPGHTAPVELDRAALEALPSGSFTTTTTWTKGPQEFKGVYLADLLAEYGVSEGNLKLTAVNDYSVTVPVSELHPNEALLAYSRNGETMSVRDKGPLWVVYPYDSDEALRNEVVYARSIWQVVKIEILN
- a CDS encoding ATP-binding protein, whose translation is MSHQFLRDARKRNRFIAALGLVLIIGVALYGIFQNARDVGREIDTLASANTDSPQWTLSQIEVEFDRMRLALLGVKPEVSETVEDFRQRFDIFYSRIQTVTEGSGFREILRDQGGAKPLASVWHFLDHTAERLDGNLPFNEAMKARVVAEARAAEGDLRALALMGLSIFSEQIKDQRELVFKALVKLALMTLILFSILAMGAVALWRLWRFGQQKALSLRDAMTRITAVVNASVDAVVVVDAEGTIVEFNGAAETIFACPKAEAIGREMADFVTLPTTAASRRGLNELEAKRANGEVFPAELSIREAELRSGRLHVIYLRDISRRVADKAELIAARDRALAGEREKSRFVSVMSHELRTPLNGLLGSLELIRDTDLDQRQTSLVEAMEFAGQSLLQHVNDVLDVERLDAGKLDIAKVDFDPRGLVEEIAKALRPAASGRGNSLTVEPMTSIPKAVIGDPARLRQVMMNIVGNAVKFTRNGLVQIEMEYAMAGQSLEIRVIDSGIGISRADQERIFEDFVSILPTGAQDISGTGLGLGIVRRLLEAMGGKLGVESEPGEGTVFWFSLPAPTALVRRQAEPQPKAAAVIPPCDILIVEDNALNREVLRQMLLQGQHRVVMAIDGQDGVDAARKQKFDLILMDLNMPVLDGRQATRVIRASDGPNRDTVIVAVTANISPEAAAELKTAGCDDVVCKPINRAALNRLLLAQHQQQSQLDAEADGFADPLIRDDLREMYGAEEFSALEQAFLAEGRKRLSTLQQNLMYDDLESFASIAHQFAGSAGILGYKKLHSMLKCYENSARDGDKDELSRKMEELLDLWVRVEEMIHGSSAGPFLTPASAAPAPRKILP
- a CDS encoding transporter substrate-binding domain-containing protein; this translates as MLTLTSMLGRRFALTLLGAAGLAMATSGLALAEDAPRVIKIATAAESKPLSWGAIGHEPQGYEPDVLKAINAKLPQYKFEMEGAADIAQETGLATGKYDMITGGYYSNPTRAKQFLIPENPIGASMMKIYSRKSDEIKDMTGLAGKKIVPVTAGGGVYKFVTGWQEEHPDVKFKLTASSAGVPYPTRLNELNQGKYDALILPSNLGEATVIEQQKLDIVASEPVVVHNTYVLIHRDAENEQLAADVSKALGELREDGTLDQISEKWFGEKVGAYMTLN
- a CDS encoding amino acid ABC transporter permease, with protein sequence MDLAVLVPELISALPLTLFIMFVAMAAGFVLAFITTFFRICRVPVISQLADLYVSYARSVPVVLQLFVVYYGLPVFVAQFGLPDIFDANLAAMVGLSLYHGGYLSEVMRPAYLAVERGQHEAADSLGYGFFRKLTRVAGPQAAHIALPGYGNSIIYLIHNVALVMYIGAADVMATAHLVMERDYNQYQFETYLVLAVLYSALCLVAWAIIRLLERRSGRYTQQGARRLKLAPSV
- a CDS encoding amino acid ABC transporter permease — encoded protein: MFDLSLLIPDFLSILPVVPWTLAMAVAVFVLSTLLGSLFALCEYRRIPVLRELVVAYKVVFKGVPMVVVIFLTYFGLPAALEFVTGLVGLKVNGHMTPNWVTLIVALTSCVAAFQTEVIKGALNSFDKGQAEAAHSLGYTGWQLFRRVLLPQVTVAAIPDLANSVMVIMKALSLGFAIEVVDIFAQAQLTAALNFYYLEAFLVAVVIYMVIAYLVTQLADFSERRLRLRS